Proteins co-encoded in one Cricetulus griseus strain 17A/GY chromosome 1 unlocalized genomic scaffold, alternate assembly CriGri-PICRH-1.0 chr1_1, whole genome shotgun sequence genomic window:
- the LOC113832276 gene encoding guanine nucleotide-binding protein G(I)/G(S)/G(O) subunit gamma-5-like, giving the protein MSGSWSVSAMKEVVQQLGLEAGFNCVKVSPAAAYLKQFCLQNVQHDPLLTRVSSSTNPFRPQKVCSFL; this is encoded by the coding sequence ATGTCAGGTTCTTGGAGCGTCTCTGCCATGAAGGAGGTGGTTCAGCAACTTGGGCTGGAAGCCGGGTTCAACTGTGTGAAGGTTTCCCCGGCAGCTGCATACTTGAAACAGTTCTGTCTGCAGAATGTTCAACATGACCCTCTCCTGACCAGAGTGTCATCAAGTACAAATCCCTTCAGACCCCAGAAAGTCTGCTCCTTTTTGTAG